The region ACATCTTTTTCAGTTTACGGGATAATATTGATCGTCTGTTTGGAGTTAAACGCTTAGAATCTTTTACACCCATTCTTTCTAAAACATTATCCATTTTTTCAGGTACAATAACTCCTGCAATAACTAATGGACCTAAAACAGATCCCCTACCTGCTTCATCAATTCCCAATATATCCATAAAAATCAACGCGAAAAAAAGTTAAAAAAAGAGAAATAATTATAATAATTATTTCATAGCTCTAAGACGAACTTCAGGTTCTAATGCAAGAGGTTCAGCAGCTACAATAGCAGTACCTTTTGCTACAACAGTCATAGGATCATCAGAAATTTCAATAGGAATAGAAATTTCATCAGCAATTCTTTCTTTTAATCCACGAAGTCTTGAGCTTCCACCAACTGCTACAGAATTGTTATAAACACCCATCATTAATTCTGGAGATAATCTTTCTAAAATTATGTTTAATCCATCAACAATTTCTTGTATAAATGGTTCTACAGCATCAGCTACCAACATAGAGTCAATAACAACTTTTTTAGGACGATTAGTTTCTAATGATTTACCAATAACTTCAACACTTAAATTTTCAAGTTGTTCACTGCAATGAATCATACCAACTTCAATTTTTGCAGCTTCAGCATCATGAATACCAATAGCTACATCATATTTTTCTGCAACTAACTCTACAATCCTATTATCAATGTCATCCCCACCACATCTAACAGTTTCAATGTCATTAATACCACCAAGAGAAATAATAACAATATCAGTTGATCCAGCACCAATATCTACAACCATAGTTCCATTTGGTTCTGCAATAGGTAAACCAGCACCAATAGCTGCTGCTAATCCTTCACTGATTACAAGAATATTTTCAGCTCCAGCTTTTCTACCAATTTCTTCTGCTGCATTTTTCTCTACTTCTGAAGAGTCTCCAGGAATACCAATAACAATTCTTCCAACACTTTCCCCTTCTTCAATACCTATTTGCATAGCTTTAATAAGTAAAGCTTGTGCTTGAACCACGTTTTCAATAACTCCTTTTTTCAAAGGTCTTACAGCAAGAATATCCTCAGGAGTCCTACCAAGCATTTTTTTAGCTTCCTCTCCAACTGCAATAACTTCAGAAGGATCATCTTTTTTAACAGCAACAACAGATGGAATTTGATACAAATCAAATTTATCTCCAGATGGTTTTGCAATTACAGTGTTTAAAGTTCCTAAATCTATTCCCAAACTATTACTAATGATTCTGGTATCATTAATTTGTGGTTCTTCTTCTTCATTTCCAAAAATATTCATGACTAATCCTCCGTTACAATATCTTTAAAATCAATAACAAATATCCTATTAGATGTAGCTATACTCTGGACTTTTTCAATATCATCATCTTTTTCAACTGAAATCAAAACTGTTGATAATACAACATCACTTACATTATATAATGGCTTTAAAGCAGATTTAATAAAAGTTGGTAGTTTAACATTTGAATTTATATCAACATCAATAAAACCTGTAGTTTGAGATTCTTGTAAAATCGCGAAAGAAACTTTAGATTTTTCAAGAACATAAACAAGATTTTTAATCATATCATCTGGAGCAACTAAAACCATCAAATTAGGCTCTTCAGTTAAATAATGGCGAGTTATTTGTATAAAGGCCCCACCTTCTTGATTACAAAGTCTCTTAAATTGATCAATTTTTTTTGAATTACCATGTAACATGATAAAATCAAATTTTTTATTCAATCTTTTATCTGTTAATATAACATGTTCTCTAAATAGAATCTTTACAGAATGCTTAGAAGCTATTGCTTTATATGCTATGTCATCTATTAACTTAACATTTCCTGCAGCTATACACCATGTTTTTTCATCTTGGTTTTCATTACTTGGTGTTAACCTTGCAGCCTGCCTAAGTGCTTGTATATCCTCTATCATTTAACTACTCGCATTATATCAATATTTACTTTACTAAAATAAATTACAACGAAAAAAATAGTTGAATTTATTAAAGTTTAACAATTAATAATTATCCATTATTATTATATATATTTTATCTTTAAAGATATAACTTTAACCATAATGATTAACATAAATCATAACAATAATTAAAATTAAAAATTAAATTTAACAAACAAATAACTTTTTAAAACTCAATTAAATTAGCCCATTATTCTAAAAATACCATTATTAAACTATTAAATAATGATACTGGTAAAAATAATGTCTAAAACAAGAAAAAATTAATAATAAATGAGTTCTAAAGTATTATCGGAGTTTTACATGACATTAGAAAGTACAAAAATTCAAAGTTTTTTTGCAATATCTGACGGAATATCATTGATGAATATGATAAGTGGATTTATTTCAATTATTTTTGCAATAAACCATAATTTCGAACTAGCAGCAGTTGCTATGATAATAGCTATCATGTTTGACTCTGTAGATGGATGGGTAGCTAGGAAAATTAATAGAAATGATGAATTAAAATTTGGAAAAAATATTGATTCTCTTTGTGATGCAATATCCTTTGGAGGAGCACCAGCAGTATTTTTTTACTCCATTAGTGAAACAATACCTCATAATACCTCAATACTCCCCTTAATTGTTAGTTTATTAATTGTAGCTTGTGGCATACTAAGATTAACTAGATACAATGTAATAGCAGACCATATTCAAACACGAGATTTCATAGGATTTCCCATTCCTGGAATAGCTATTATATTAGCTACATTCTATTTAAGTGGATTATTTAATATTTATATTGCACTAATATTAATGACTATTGTGTCTTTATTGATGATTAGTAATATTACATACCCTAAGTTTGATAATTTAATTATTATAGGAATTTCTGTTATATTAATTGTATTAATTATACTTCCAATAAACTTAACAATTTTCACAATCAATATACCTGCATTATTATTATTAATATTTTCCTTATATTACCTATTAATTAATTTAATTAAAAAATAATTAAATTACCCATCTACTTTTTTAAATTAAAAGTAGGGGTGCAAATTAATGATTGACCAGAAACCAAGAGATCCACTATATCCTAAAGGATATAAAGATATGGAAAATCTCAAAATTCCACGACCAAAACCTAAAGAAAAAGAAGATAATGATTTAAATAAATTAAAATCACTTAATCAAAAATTAGGAAAATATATTGGGCCAAAGCAGAATATAATTGAAAATGAAGATAAGAAAAAATTAGGGATGATTATTACAACATTAATTATCTTATCAATAATAACATCAACATATTATTTCTTAATTTATGAACCTTCCCAAGAAGAATTAAATTTAGCAAAAACAGCAAAACTCAATGAATTACATACACTTTATACTGGAGCACTAACCAGTTCCAGTGAAGCTATACTTCTAGAAAATGAAATTAGTAATGCAAAAAGCAAATCGCAAGTAGAGTCTATAAATATTTTATCTCCAGCTACGAAAGATTGGAAATCATTTCACAAAAAATCAATAAATGCAAATTTAGATTCATACAATAGAACTATGGCAACTTACAGCGATAATAACACTAAAAATGCAATAATACCTGCTAGTGAAGCTTTAACTATTGTTGATGAAAACAATGCTGAAATTCTTTCTAAAATCAAATTCGAAAAACCGAATACTGTATCAGTTCCTATTTTAGTTTCAAGACTTCAAGCAGGAGCAGGATTAGTAAATGTTGGTAG is a window of uncultured Methanobrevibacter sp. DNA encoding:
- a CDS encoding archaetidylserine synthase is translated as MTLESTKIQSFFAISDGISLMNMISGFISIIFAINHNFELAAVAMIIAIMFDSVDGWVARKINRNDELKFGKNIDSLCDAISFGGAPAVFFYSISETIPHNTSILPLIVSLLIVACGILRLTRYNVIADHIQTRDFIGFPIPGIAIILATFYLSGLFNIYIALILMTIVSLLMISNITYPKFDNLIIIGISVILIVLIILPINLTIFTINIPALLLLIFSLYYLLINLIKK
- a CDS encoding rod shape-determining protein, whose product is MNIFGNEEEEPQINDTRIISNSLGIDLGTLNTVIAKPSGDKFDLYQIPSVVAVKKDDPSEVIAVGEEAKKMLGRTPEDILAVRPLKKGVIENVVQAQALLIKAMQIGIEEGESVGRIVIGIPGDSSEVEKNAAEEIGRKAGAENILVISEGLAAAIGAGLPIAEPNGTMVVDIGAGSTDIVIISLGGINDIETVRCGGDDIDNRIVELVAEKYDVAIGIHDAEAAKIEVGMIHCSEQLENLSVEVIGKSLETNRPKKVVIDSMLVADAVEPFIQEIVDGLNIILERLSPELMMGVYNNSVAVGGSSRLRGLKERIADEISIPIEISDDPMTVVAKGTAIVAAEPLALEPEVRLRAMK